The following DNA comes from Rosa rugosa chromosome 5, drRosRugo1.1, whole genome shotgun sequence.
aagATTTTATAACTTAaaaactgatgcatgatgctttAATAAATatggcgccaaatccaagtattacctgatggccggtcccatagacccactacacgaccttacctcaatttaatttatcaccaggtaagcgtagcgagagcgtccgctacctagctacacacacggatcgggtcgtcattgcgatcgctcaccgtccgactggtgtaactaaccctccggaggttttggggatcgaacccaaggaagtcagagccacccttcgctctcaagccatcacatctctcacatggtttggttagtatgcattgcatttgaacataaccaaaccataccactTAACATGCATCGTTTTAAAAACAATAGATAAGAAAACtactaaccgaggagagtcccgaatccctacctggattctgaTGCTTATCTTTCACGCAGTTCCAGAgtcacgaaccttccgttcctcgggtaactggagtcccaAATCCGACATAATGATCGTTAATAATTCGTCGAACACGTAATTAAAATCTCGATGACTTAACTAATCGTTCGACTAACATTTCCTGGTTCGACTAGGATTGACCATAGTTTGACCAACATTGACCAATCACCACAAACTAGATAATTATCCCAATTATTGAACATATCACTTCAAATTGAAGTATTGACTAATTTCCATGCTTTTAACATACCCTTTCTCATTCTATTCGTAGCATAGTAATTCGTTCGAACTACTGTGGATACCTAACCTTATTCCATTCTCGTAATTCGTTCGAACTACTGTGGATACCTAACCTTATTCCATTCTCGATTAGGGTGTGCCCAAAATACTAAGGGCACCCAATCAATGTATAACCAATATATTAAACTTTTCCTTCCCTTTCATCTGGCCAACTAACAATCACGACCAAACCAAATTACAAGTTCTTACAACACAGATAACTGGCACGCACTAAAACTAACAACATTTCGATTCACAGTGAGCATTATCACAACCACCAGAATTTATAACATTGAAACTATGCTCAAACCGTTCAAGGAGACTTCGATTTCAACCACAGCACCACAGTTCACCCAATCTGTCAAGAGTACCAAAAGAGCAGGACTTGAATTTTACCTTCAATAAGTTTGGTTTGCAAAGTTAACCTCCAGCTTGGATTGTGAGTTAACGAAATTCCCTTCGAAACTCTACTGATGATGAACTGAGGTTCTGATGCTCATAACCCAACAAGTTTCTGAATTCCAGTTTCGATCGTGGTCAACCCTCGTCTACGGAAGCACTCGAGCTAGAAACGAACCAAGAAGAGCCGGAAAAGTCACCGGCGTCGGTGACAACGTCGAACCCGAAACCAACCCAGAAATCGATTTGTCAAAACTTGATCAAATTGGAAAAATAATTACACAGAAGTGGAAAGCATAACGAGATGAGCGATTTTCATACCCCATACAGCCCAATCGATGGCCGGAATTTGCAGAAGCTCGCCGGAGCCGTCGGACTTTCTCACGTCGGTTCTTCTTCCTCGTCGAGCGCATGGATGATCTGAAGCGACAGGCGTGACGGCGACGATGAGAGGAAGAAATTGGTGGCCTTGCGTCATTGATCGGTGGCCTGACGCCGGAGTTGTCGCCGAGCTGCCTTGCAGGTTGTCGGGTTTCTCTCTCGGGCCGAGAGAGCTCGAGCTTGCTGGTTGCTCTAGAGCAATCTAGAGCCTTAATCTGATCTTGGGGTATTTATACCTCAAATTTAATTGATTTTAAGGGCTGTGATGAAGCGGTGGAAGCTTTGGACGGCCACGATTGCACCGCAGAAAATCCTATTTCTTTAAATCATTTTTCTAAAATCCCACAACTTTGGAAAATTGATATAAATAGCTCGGGTAAccgaaaaattccccgaaaattcccacgaactcgtcgtgatgtgtactttattatccaatcCTTAAATTAAGGATTTCACATTgtgaaaatttccaaaaatattctCAAGCACTTTAATCATTACCGAGATCGTAAATTAATTTCCAACGATCTCAACTTAACTCGACAAATTTTTCTggggctcacatatatatttacgtgattatatgtgaatggtgtgacattgaagagtgtggaattgggatgattaaattattatgaattgacatgtgacttaccatatttatatgtgatgaacatgattgatgagttcttgttaatattcatgatttacattggaggatgtatagagttagagaatgtagggttctgaggatgaggtgtccgaagttcgacggttaagaataaccggagtgtttgtgtgctgaggacggggatgtccaaggtgcgacggtttattattaaccgaagttgtgtgctgaggacggggatgtccaaagcgcgacggtttattattaaccgaagtatatggtgctgaggacggggatgtccaaagcgcgacggtttattattaaccgaagtatgtcgcattacttgcacctaggccaaggtgactggtagcgatgtggttagagctctaacgtgctgttgggatggaccaaagtggtgttatgtgggttgggtttttgcaggaccagtgtggtgtattgtgatttgaggattgtgaaaatgtattccttgtggttttacatgagtggtttgatgtctctttgcagacgtaatactgttgaattttacttgaactgaaatttaataaatcaacagttctttctttttactcatacgggctgtcaaaagcttaccgggttttgtgttgttgcaatcccggtacactattcaaacggtgtagcggataaccctgcaggtcaggagaaccaggacggtgatcgggctgcttagagtagtgttatgtgaattacaacattatattgtgaggtttgttatgctcatttagagctttacaattttactttgtaagagtgaattgtaataattaactcgaggttttcgagttttttgtgttgagtggcgagtggtgtgtttgtttctgagaaaaaaattcagaacgttatttgtattaattgtttattcatgtttcggatttgaattggttattcaaaattcggggcgtgacagtttggtatcagagcgtaaggtacatatttggtgatatgTCAATACTtaccgagtgatggcccgtctgcagcggatccccatcatgtGCTCTCCGGTATTGGcaaagtcattgggtatgtgtgagtgttaggagttgtttaggccgctaagtcgtcttaggaacgtgaatacttttcttgtagtatcgacttggttaatatggactagTATTGACTTATACTATGttgagtgttatacatgtattaaccAAACATACTATGCTTCCTAGGTAATGGAAATTCCGAGGGGTGGGCCTAGACGTCGTGGTGGGGGTGTAAGAGAAGGTAGAACTGGTGATAGAAACAGGTTCCGTCCCATAGAGGAGCtttatgatgatgatgtagaGTCTTCTATCGGTGTGCAACCTACTCCGCCCATGGGTGAAATGGCTGACCCTGGTCGTCTGTTGAGATTGGCTAGAGACATTAATCATCTGGGAGCAGCCAAGTTTCATGGAAGCATGGATTACATGGTGGCTGATCAATGGGTCGAGGATATGGAGAATTATTTTGAGATGATGGACTGTAATGAGATCGAAAAGAGGAAGTTAGCCACTTTCATGCTAAAGGGTGAGGCTAGGGTGTGGTGGAATTGTATGCAAAAGACCATTGATGTGACCACCCTGACTTGGGATGGTTTTGTGAGACTATTCCGAGAGAAGTACTTTCCAGCTTCAGTGAGAGAAAAATTGGAACGGGAGTTCCTCTCACTAACACAAGGGAAGATGACGGTGACAGAGTATGAGGCAGAGTTCTCTAGGCTATATAGGTTTGTGAAATCAATGGATGCTGAGGATTTGGCCAAGAAGTTTCAGCGGGGGTTGAATGCTTCCATTGAGCGTGATGtggccattttggaactgaaggTCATGAAGGAAATTCTAGCAAAGGCTCTGATCATTGAGCAGCAGAACTTGATTCATAAGGAGAAGGAAACAGCTGAGAGGGATTTtcagggaaagggaaaggcagtGGCAGGTAACAGTGGATCCAGAGACTTTAGGGGTGGATCCTGGAAGAGACAAAAGACTCAGTTCCACCATCAGGCCCCAGCTAGAGTAGCAGCagctcctcttcctcctatTCGGTCCGTACCTGTCAGACAAGTTGCAGCTGCAGCGCCTGTGAGATGTTATAACTGCGATGAGTTGGGTCATCTCTCTAGGGCTTGCACTAAACCCAGGGCTAAGGGATGCTTTCGTTGCGGACAGACTGGACACTTTGCCAAGGACTGTACTCGACCCCATGTTGGAGGACGGGGTAATCAGCAAAGGCTCTTACCTCCAGTACCAGCTAGAGTCTTTGCAATCGGTCAGAGAGGCACTGGGgtggaaggtaccttatctgtttataactatcttgctagagtattgtttgatacgggagcctcccactctttcatatctagttcaGTAGTGGATGTGTTGGGATTGATTGTCATGCCCCTTACTAGATCATTATGTGTTACATCACCTCTGGGTGTGTCTCTTGAGCTggatatgttttgtgatgattgccctattgggataggtggtagagagttctctgcatcattgattgtgattccggatcacacatatgatgtgattttgggtatggattggttgagcccgaactatgcattgattgattgctttaggATGATTGTGTCCTTCCGTATTCCTGGACAACCGGTGTTTCATTACCGTTGTCTGAGGTCCGACGTTGCCATGAGGGCAGGGATTTTGGCTCATATTGAGTCAGGGAGTAGTATTTCTGAGATTACAGGGATTCCTGTAGTTTCAGAATATGCTGATGTGTTTAAGGAGATACCAGGGTTGCCTCCAAAAAGGGTAATGGACTTCTCCATTgatgtgataccaggtactgcTCCTGTATCGAAAGCACCCTATCGGATGGCTCCAGCTGAACTTCAGGAGTTGAAAGTTCAGATTGATGGATTACTGGCTCAGGGGTTCATACAGGCTAGTGtatctccttggggtgcaccagtgctgtttgtgaagaagaaggataattcacttcgattatgtgtggattatcgacagctgaacaaggtgaccatcaagaacaggtaccctttacctaggattgatgacttgttcgatcagcttagagaggctactgtgttctcaaagattgatttgagatctggatatcaccagttaAGGGTGAAGGATGAGGATATTCCGAAAACGGCGTTTAGGACCAGGTATGGACATTTTGAGTtccttgtcatgccttttggcctAACTAATGCACCAGCAGCATTCATGGACTTAATGAACCGTACGTTCAGTCCTTATTTGGATCAATTTGTTGTAGTGTTCGTGGACGACATCTTGATTTATTCAAGGTCGTCTAATGAGCATGAGGAGCATTTGCGGATTGTACTACAGACgctgagagagaagaaattgtTTGCCAAGTTTGAGAAGTGCGACTTTTGGCAGAAGGAAGTCAAGTTCCTTGGTCATgtagtttcgaaggatggagtTTCGGTAGATCCTTCGAAGGTGGAAGCGGTGATGAGTTGGAGTCGCCCTACCACCGTTACGGAAATCCGTAGCTTCCTTGGATTGGCAGGGTATTACAGGCGATTCATTGAGGGGTTTTCTGGTATTGCTTCAGCTTTGACCAAATTGACAAGGAAGGACGCTCAGTTCTTATGGACGGATGAATGTGAGAAGGCTTTCAACGAGCTGAAGACCAGGTTGACTACAGCaccagtgttgactattcctactagcggtggtggtttagttatttacagtgatgcatctcatcagggtttggggtgtgtgttgatgcagaatggtggtgttgttgcttatggctctagacaactgaaggttcatgagcggaattaccccactcatgatctagagctagctgcagtggtgtttgccttgaagatttggagacaCTATCTGTATGGTGAGAAGTTCGAACTCTTTTCTGATCATAAGAGTCTGAAATATCTATTCTCCCAaaaggagttgaacatgaggCAGAGGAGATGGATGGAGCTCATCAAAGACTATGATTTCACTTTGGAGTATCATCCTGGAAAGGCCAACGTagtggcagatgctttgagtaggaagcccCGAGTAATCATGGCATCGCTTATGGTACAGGAGTGGCTCATGTTGGAAGCTGCATCCGAATTTGATCTTATGCCCACAAGAGGTGGACATGAAATCTTTCTCGGTAGTATGACCTTACAGTCTACCTTGATTTTCAGGATCATTCAGGGTCAGGCACTTGATGAGTTTGCCCAGGCGAGGATTGCGGAGATGACTGCTAATCCTAATGTGGAGGGCCCTTCTGAGTGGGCTACTAGAGCAGATGGGGGGTTGAGATTTCGAGGAAGATTGTATGTTCCAAGTGTTGATAACCTCAAGGAGGAGGTCATACGGGAAGCTCATAGATCTCGATACACAATACATCCAGGGGGTACAAAAATGTATATGGACCTACGAAGACAATTTTGGTGGTATGGAATGAAGAGGGATGTGGCGGAACATGTGTCAAAGTGTCTTACATGTCAGCGAGTGAAGGCAGAACATCAGAGGCCTGCAGGGATGCTACAACCATTACCGATTCCTGTGTGGAAATGGGAAGATATCTCCATGGACTTTGTGACTGGATTGCCTAGGTCCAGGCAAGGTTATGACTCAATTTGGGTGATTGTGGACCGATTGACGAAGTCTGCACATTTCCTTCCTGTGGCAAAAACTTACTCAGGGGATGCGTTGTGTAAGTTGTATGTGAATGAGATAGTAAGGCTGCATGGTGTGCCTGTTACAATTGTTTCTGATCGGGATGCTCGTTTCACTTCAGACTTTTGGCGTAGATTCCATAAGGCATTGGGCACAGCTTTAGCTATGAGCACCGCATTTCATCCACAGACAGATGGGCAAACTGAGAGAGTGAATCAGGTGATGGAGGATATGCTTAGAGCTTGTGTGATGGACTTTAAGGGAAGTTGGGCGGATCACCTATTATTGATAGAGTTTGcctacaacaacagttatcacgCCAGCATCGGCATGGCCCCGTATGAGGCTCtttatggtaggccatgtagaaCTCCTATCTGTTGGACAGAAGTAGGGGAGAAGGGACTCTTTGGTTCTGCACTTGTTCTGGAGACTACAGAGAAGATCACTACTATTCGGGATAGGATCCAAATAGCACAaagtagacagaagagttatgcagaCTTGAAGAGGAGACCAGTTGAGTTCGAGACGGGTGATTACGTgttcttgaaggtctcacctatgaaaggcgtagtgagatttggcaagaagggAAAACTCGCACCAAGGTATGTTGGACCCTTTGAGATTCTAGAAAGGGTTGGGAAAGTGGCATATCGTCTTGCCTTACCTGTTAGCATGTCTGGTGTACACAATGTCTTTCATGTGTCTATGCTCAGGAAGTACGTCCGAGATGAGTCCCATGTAATTGATCATGGTACGATTGAGGTAAACACGGACGTAACCTTTGTGgttgaacctgttcgtatcttagataggtctacgaagaagcttcgtaggaaggaggttaatcttgtgaaggtgctgtggagtcatcatgacgagggtgatgcatcatgggagttagagtctgacatgagagtgaagtatccacagctctttgtggaattgggtgcttgaatttcgggacgaaattcctttaaggggggtagattgtaatacccggttgttttctttaatcaaagtaaAAACATAATTATGGCATTGCTTTACTTTACATGATGGCAGcgctttacctttcatgatttCAATGCTTTAACTTTCATGATTAAGCATAATTGATACGGCTTTTTGACCACGTTCTTAGCTAGAATGAAGCTCCGGCTTAAGCACTTCATTTTctctccaaaaaaaagaaaaacatatcttttctctctctctctcttccgaaGCCACCGAAACAGAGCAAATTTCTCCAGCCTTGTTCTCCCTTCATCGACCATCTCTAGACGTCGGACCACTCCCCTTGGCTTCGCCTTGGGTCGCTTTACCTGCTGGACGTCGTCATTCCCTCCGGCACAGCCTCAAAGTCCGGCAAACCAGCTCGATCCGGTTGCACCCGAAAACGAACCAACTCATCCGcctcgtgtttccggccaccaattccccccaaacttcatcctcgagctcgcctcaacgtcctgaagctcccagaagtggccttgcacggcggcgctactcgtggtggcggctggaagccagacccgatcaaatcgaaaaccgaagcttcgatcgatatatctcgcgctacaggacgttgttttgagtgtttcttgaactggtgaactcagagtgaggatctgaacaactttccagaaggtatcgaggcctgaagttgcagtttttacgtcgaactaggagctcgccggtttctgggtttttttccggccaaccgactggtttgaggtaatttctattccttccggtcattttcagcttacatgctagttaggaaaatCATTAGGcatgatgagatgaagaagggcagcccggccccgacaccattggcggtggtcggcggcggctctgccactaactccggcggccatttccggccacctccggggatcaaaaatatggtttctgtacattttcagattctatatttcaatacgatcattttgatatattatacacaatttttggatatcatatgattaagttatgaattttacaatttcgatcgatttcgatcgttcgatttgtgatatgtgaagatcggaccgtccgatggacttgtagttttgatatgttgatcttatgactgtcccagtggctttgtgtggtcatgggcgaagatccgaccgttggatcttcgtataattgctaaacagcgattagggaggcgattcgtgagaatccgtccgttggatcttcgtaatgatttttggaggatgatcctaaaggcgatctgtgaggatccgaccgttggatcatcatttaatttcgatccgaccgttggatcatcatttaatttcgatccgaccgttggattgtcgtttgattttgtctttgagttattggctaagttaaggtcatgtctgattaggtgatcgacggtttgttttggcggacgattcgtgaaattgtattttgagctgttaagaagacgcagcgggaatttagaggtgagtaaacctcacgtggttcatattacgaaccgaataaatttaattaccttattttgtcgtaattgcgtgaaaatatttatggaataaatatttgttttaaaatcatatggacttgatcaactacggtccatgggtaagtaaaatgatttttactatacaaatgaatttctcagttttattgcatgtgaactatagttggtattagtgattatccctgagcggataattacgtatatatatatttacgtgattatatgtgaatggtgtgacattgaagagtgtggaattgggatgattaaattattatgaattgacatgtgacttaccatatttatatgtgatgaacatgattgatgagttcttgttaatattcatgatttacattggaggatgtatagagttagagaatgtagggttctgaggatgaggtgtccgaagttcgacggttaagaataaccggagtgtttgtgtgctgaggacggggatgtccaaggtgcgacggtttattattaaccgaagttgtgtgctgaggacggggatgtccaaagcgcgacggtttattattaaccgaagtatatggtgctgaggacggggatgtccaaagcgcgacggtttattattaaccgaagtatgtcgcattacttgcacctaggccaaggtgactggtagcgatgtggttagagctctaacgtgctgttgggatggaccaaagtggtgttatgtgggttgggtttttgcaggaccagtgtggtgtattgtgatttgaggattgtgaaaatgtattccttgtggttttacatgagtggtttgatgtctctttgcagacgtaatactgttgaattttacttgaactgaaatttaataaatcaacagttctttctttttactcatacgggctgtcaaaagcttaccgggttttgtgttgttgcaatcccggtacactattcaaacggtgtagcggataaccctgcaggtcaggagaaccaggacggtgatcgggctgcttagagtagtgttatgtgaattacaacattatattgtgaggtttgttatgctcatttagagctttacaattttactttgtaagagtgaattgtaataattaactcgaggttttcgagttttttgtgttgagtggcgagtggtgtgtttgtttctgagaaaaaaattcagaacgttatttgtattaattgtttattcatgtttcggatttgaagaAGTTATTTGTCCAGTGGTGATTAAAGGGTTGTTGACTGCAGAAAAGGAAGATATGGTGATCCCTAAGGAAGTGCAGAATATGTTGGGAGAGTTGGAGGAGTTAATTTTGGATGAGCTGCCCAACGAGTTACCACCTATGAGGGGCATTCAGCatcagattgatttggttcCTGGAGCTAGTTTGCCAAATCTTCCCCATTACTGCATGAGTCCTAAGAAGAATGAGCTTTTGAGGGAGCAGATTGAAGACTTGCTGACGAAATGGTTCATTCATGAAAGTATGAGTCCTTGTGCAGTTCCAGTCCTCCTTGTTCCTAAGAAGGGCAATCAATGGAGAATGTGTGTTGATAGCAGAGCCATAAATAAGATAACTGTGAAGTACAGGTTTCCTATTCCTCGTTTGGAGGACATGCTTGATGAGCTGGAGGGTTCCAAGGTGTTTACAAAGATAGATCTTCGAAGTGGTTACCACCAGATTCGAATCAAGCCAGTGGATGAGTGGAAGACAACCTTTAAGAGCAAGGATGGGCTATATGAGTGGATGGTGATGCCATTCGGGTTGTCTAATGCACCTAGCACTTTTATGAGGCTTATGAACCAGGTTCTTCGTCCTTTTATTGGTTCTTTTGTCGTGGTgtattttgatgatatattgatatatagcaggaccaaagaagaacatcTGGTACATTTGAGGCAGGTTTTGGGAGCTTTACAGGAAAATAAATTGTTCATCAACTTGAAAAAGTGTACTTTCTGTACCAGCAAGCTGTAGTTTATGGGTtttgtggttggagaagaaggcattCAGGTTGATGAAGAGAAGGTACGAGCTATAAGAGAATGGCCAGCTCCAAAAATAGTTTCTAAGGTGCGGAGCTTCCATGGTTTGGCTACTTTCTATAGGAGATTTGTAAGAAATTTCAGTACCATTACTGCTCCTATTACTGAATGTTTGAAGAAAGGCAAATTCCAGTGgggagaagaacaagaaaagagCTTTGCTTTAATCAAGGAGAAACTTTGTACTGCACCGGTTCTTGCTCTTCCCAATTTCGACAAGGTGTTTGAGGTTGAATGTGATGCTAGTGGCGTGGGAGTAGGTGCTGTGTTATCACAAGAGAAGAGGCCAGTAGCATTCTTTAGTGAAAAGTTGAGTGAAGCTCGTCAAAAGTGGAGTACTTATGATCAGGAATTTTACGCAGTGTTCCGGGCATTGAAGCAATGGGAGCACTACCTAATTCAGAGAGAGTTTGTATTGTTCACTGATCATCAGGCCTTGAAGTACCTTAACAGTCAGAAAACTGTGAACAAGATGCATGCAAGGTGGGTGAGTTTTCTATAGAAATTTCCTTTTGTGATTCAGCATAAATCTAGTACTCTTAATAGGgtggcagatgctttgagtaTGAGGGCTTCCTTGCTGGTCACTTTAGCTCAGGAGATTCTGAGTTTTGATCTCTTGAAATAATTATATGAGGAAGATGTTGATTTTAAGGAGATTTGGGCCAAGTGCAGTAGCATGCAGTTGCAGATTTCTATGTGAATGATGGTTATTTATTTAAGGGCAATTGGCTATGTATTCCTAGCTCATCGTTGAGGGAGAAACTTATCAGAGATCTACATGGAGGGGGTTTGAGTGGACACTTGGGCTGAGACAAAACTATTGCTAGCCTTGAGGAACGGTATTTCTGGCCACAGTTGAAGAAGGATGTAGGAGCTATTGTAAGGAAGTGCTACACCTGCCAGGTTTCTAAGGGTCAGTCCCAAAATACTGGTCTTTATTTACCTTTACCTGTTCCTGATAATATTTGGCAGGATCTTGCTATGGATTTTGTGTTGGGGTTACCCCGAACCCAAAGGGGTGTGGATTCTGTGTTTGTGGTAGTTGACAGGTTCTCCAAGATGGCGCACTTTATAGCTTGTAGGAAGACTGTTGATGCTTCCAATAtagccaaactgtttttcagggaggtGGTTCGTTTGCATGGAGTGCCCAAGTCCATTACTTCTGATAGAGACACGAAGTTTCTTAGTCACTTCTGGATTACTTTGTGGAGGATGTTTGACACAGCTTTGAATCGTAGCAGCACAGCTCATCCTCAAACTGATGGGCAGACAGAGGTTACTAACATAACTTTGGGTAACATGGTCAGGAGTGTTTGCGGAGATCGTCCCAAATAGTGGGATTATGCTTTGCCACAGGTGGAGTTTGCTTATAATAGTGTTGTGCATAGTGCAACAGGGAAGTCACCATTCTCATTAGTTTATACTACTGTTCCTCGATATGTGGTTGATTTGGTGAAGCTTCCTAAGGTTTCTGGTGTTAGTGTTGCTACTGAGGGCATGGCTAGAGATGTGTAAGCTGTTAGAGAAGAAGTTAAGGCCAAGTTGGAAGGAACTAATGCTAAGTATAAAGCTGCAGCTGACAAGCATCGAAGAGTTAAAGTGTTCCAAGAGGGCGATGACGTGATGGTGTTTCTGCGGAAGGAGAGGTTTCCTGTCGGTACCTACAACAAGCTGAAGCCAAGAAAATATGGTCCTTTTAAGGTGTTGAAGAAGATCAACGACaatgcttatgttgttgcaCTTCCAGATTGAATGGGCATTTCTAACACCTTTAATGTTGCTTATCTGCATGAGTTTTGTGGAGATGAGGTTCTTTATCTTGAAGAGAACTCGGGGTCAAGTTCTtcggaggtggaggagactgatgtaaCGGCTGGCAAGAAGAATCGAAGAACAGCTCGATCAATCCAAAGGAAAACCCGGTTTGCTGCAAATTTGGCATTCGGTGTCTGAATCGTGATTGCTATACCTTTTTGGAAAGGGAACGGCGCTAGGAACAAAACTCTTCTCTTTCCCATGACATGTGAGCTTTTTCAGGCTTTCGggatcgtttagggcctcaaaactgcaatttactatttttcagaattttcggtttcctagttcgttttggatttgttttgtttttacctgtgggctttagggtttcattgttagtcgccctagagtttttttttctcatatataagcaaccttaaacggctgcagaacctatcttttatcatattatcaatcaaattgagagttttctcatttATCTATTGTGAACTCCAGAAtccttgttttaggtttattgcttgtaaacctaagGTTACTTTCCAACTGCGTCATTGAAGATGAAAAATCTTAATTGATTGCATCAATAATATAAGTCACCCGCTTTGGAGGATAAGAATGTTTCTCAAGGACATTCATCATCTTGCTTCAAAATTTTCTGACATTTTCTTCGAGCAGGA
Coding sequences within:
- the LOC133711321 gene encoding uncharacterized protein LOC133711321 yields the protein MSQLSSLSFRPYYGSLSFSVNRTSSFCRFNLPFRCPTTSGLRGNSLTGALSPDMCQLTGLWYFDVRGNNLTGPASCIRSPKSIFTRMVGMERLGESFIRKVMEIPRGGPRRRGGGVREGRTGDRNRFRPIEELYDDDVESSIGVQPTPPMGEMADPGRLLRLARDINHLGAAKFHGSMDYMVADQWVEDMENYFEMMDCNEIEKRKLATFMLKGEARVWWNCMQKTIDVTTLTWDGFVRLFREKYFPASVREKLEREFLSLTQGKMTVTEYEAEFSRLYRFVKSMDAEDLAKKFQRGLNASIERDVAILELKVMKEILAKALIIEQQNLIHKEKETAERDFQGKGKAVAGNSGSRDFRGGSWKRQKTQFHHQAPARVAAAPLPPIRSVPVRQVAAAAPVRCYNCDELGHLSRACTKPRAKGCFRCGQTGHFAKDCTRPHVGGRGNQQRLLPPVPARVFAIGQRGTGVEGTLSVYNYLARVLFDTGASHSFISSSVVDVLGLIVMPLTRSLCVTSPLG